In Solanum lycopersicum chromosome 3, SLM_r2.1, the genomic stretch ATTACCAACTCTTTGATTTAGGAAGTCAAAGATACTACTTTCTCTTCAATCAGAGGGAACTAAAGGAATTAAAAAAGATGAAATGCACCTGAGGAGGAATCCCTAGCTCCAGAAACAATGGACCCAAAATGAATCCACCGCCAAGACCTAGTAGGCCACCAACTATACCAGCCAAAATGCCGCAGCAACAGTAAAGAATCAACTGATGCACTTTCCATGAGATTAATGCTTCTCCACTCGAAAGAATCATCCTTGATCCCTTGTACAAACAAACAGCTTCATATGCAGAAGCTCCAACAGCGATGGGGAGCTGAAATGTAGGATAAACagaaattttaactttgttagTCAAAATTCTCTTTTTAAGTGAAGATTTGGCTCATTCGACACGACCAGAAAGCAGGGGTCAGTTacaaattatcaatttataacCACATAAGCTTAGATCACATAACTTATAATTTAATTCTTCTCTGTCGAGTGACATTGATAAGATGATGGGATTTGCATGTGAATGAGAAGGAGGGGCGAATTACTTACTCTGAGAAACAGTTCCGTTTACATCTAAATAACAATTAACTACCTGCAAGAGGCTTAAGGTCCAATATGCCGTGGAGCAAGTTGGGGCATAATTCTGTATATAAGAAAGGCTCTCCAAATCAGTAAGGTAATATTGCATGAAAGCACAGAATGtaatcatcaacatgtaaaagTAACAAAACCATGAACCTTGGAGACATGTAGAAATAGGATTATGATCCAGACAGCAATAAGTCTGGCAGTATCCTTCCAGTACATATTGTCAAATATTGAGACCTGGAGTAGCTCAAGAAATCAGCATTGAAGAAATGTCTCATCCAAATTCaggaaaaaatataaactagGATATTGTTTATAAGGAGTAGAGTAGATTGCGATGGACAGAAAAGTTTAGTGTGTGAAATAATTTGTGACACGGAGAGTATTAAGTACCTCCTTTTTATAAACCTCATTTGAAAAAGTAGAATCATTTTTTGGACCTCCAGGTATAAGCTTGTACGCAACTTCTTCAACACCAGCATCTGATTTCAGTTTTAGAATATTACACAGATTTTCAAATATCCCTGTTGAGGTGTAGAAGATAGAGAATATCGGCACTCACCATTAGATGTCAAGCACCTAGCTGCTTCCTGGACACGAAAGAAATATAGATGTATTACGAGTATATACTAAAAGACATTCTTGTCTTGTTCTCTACAATCACAGAAAGGACCAAGAGACAACCTTTTTAATAATAGTTTCTTTCCTCCATGTCTCGACGCCCTTGAAGAATGCCTTGGTTGATGCAGCTAAGAGTCCCACAACCAATCAGAATACATACTGACAAAACAGACAAAATTGTAGCTGAAAATAGCAGTTACCTAAGAAAAGAATGATCAATAAGATTGTAACCATCCACTCAGCAAAAAGTACGTTTAGTACAACACCAACACTGATCCCCAATAACAACATTGGTTGGAAAAGAAGAGCTAGATCATAATCAATGATGGGCAGGTCAAGTGATGGATGCCTCAGCTTAAGACAGTAGTAGACAGTTGCACACGCTGCACCAGTGATCATACCTTCGAGAAAAGCAAAGAATGGCGTAAAGCATGGAGATAATGATGTTGCAAAATGTGTTTATTCTAGGAAATACATAAGGATAAAGGAAATTTTGGGAGTCCTCTCAGAAGGCCACAACAAAGACTCGAGCTACTTAAAGACACAATATTTGCAAGCACTTAGGAGTATATCAAACGAGAAGTTTGACCACTTAAAATCAAGTTTCAAATACAAATGTGTGTGAAACTAATAAGATTATAAATGAACTCTTACATTTTGATATTGCAGTTGATGTTTTTGGATCAAAT encodes the following:
- the LOC101262796 gene encoding sulfite exporter TauE/SafE family protein 3 — protein: MAKTGFKLEGLRKFTVAVSGLVFLALAIVVSGKQVPYETTLSNNGTTHSYESSYLFDLFNILWRKSEINYHHVWPEPEFGWRLIVGSVIGFFGAAFGSVGGVGGGGIFVPVLTLIIGFDPKTSTAISKCMITGAACATVYYCLKLRHPSLDLPIIDYDLALLFQPMLLLGISVGVVLNVLFAEWMVTILLIILFLAASTKAFFKGVETWRKETIIKKEAARCLTSNDAGVEEVAYKLIPGGPKNDSTFSNEVYKKEVSIFDNMYWKDTARLIAVWIIILFLHVSKNYAPTCSTAYWTLSLLQLPIAVGASAYEAVCLYKGSRMILSSGEALISWKVHQLILYCCCGILAGIVGGLLGLGGGFILGPLFLELGIPPQVSSATAAFVMIFSSSMSVIQYYLLGRFPVPYALYFIAVASIAALVGQHVVRRIISIVGRASVIIFILALTIFVSAISLGGFGIADTIKKIEEGQQMGFDNICAYNP